One part of the Salvelinus sp. IW2-2015 unplaced genomic scaffold, ASM291031v2 Un_scaffold3762, whole genome shotgun sequence genome encodes these proteins:
- the LOC139026031 gene encoding uncharacterized protein, with the protein MSSLNFSPLVKEEEICFTEKEALGLNVVVKEEKEEVDVTVKQEVEGEAVTVKEEEKDVSVKDEEDAFRVKEEEDVTVKEEEEEKEEDAVFGVKKEGEITVTLKDEEEEIGDLINTRPEP; encoded by the coding sequence ATGAGCTCCCTAAACTTCTCCCCTCTTGTTAAAGAAGAGGAGATCTGCTTTACGGAGAAAGAAGCTTTGGGGCTGAACGTTgtcgtgaaagaggagaaggaagaagtggatgtcacagtaaaacaagaagtagagggtgaggctgttacagtgaaagaagaagagaaagacgtttcagtgaaagatgaggaagacgcgttcagagtgaaagaggaggaggatgttacagtgaaagaagaggaggaagagaaagaggaggatgcagtttttggagtgaagaaggaaggggagattactgtcacattgaaagatgaagaggaggagataggagatctgattaacacca
- the LOC112076455 gene encoding zinc finger protein 180-like — MAEKSFSTSEHLKKHPQISTGKKPHCCSDCGKRFTSSAGIKIHQRTHTREKPYSCTQCGKSFTQLRSLISHQRTHTGEKREKPYSCDECGKSFYTSRHLTVHQRTHTGEKPYSCGQCGKSFTQLSSLISHQRTHTGEKPYTCAECGKSFDTSSHLTVHRRTHTGEKPYSCTQCGKSFARQSSLISHQRTHTGEKRKKRYICDECGKSFVTSSHLTVHQRTHTGEKPYSCTQCGKCFFTASHLIRHQITHTGEKPYSCDRCGKSFTQLSSLISHQRIHTGEKPYSCTQCGKSFTHLSSLISHQRTHTGDKAYICDRCGKSYTQLSSLISHQRTHTG, encoded by the coding sequence aTGGCAGAGAAGAGTTTCTCcacatcagaacacctcaagaaacacccgCAGATATCCACAGGGAAGAaacctcactgctgctctgactgtgggaagagattcacctccTCAGCaggcattaaaattcatcagagaacacacacacgagaaaaaccttatagctgtactcaatgtgggaagagttttactcagctaagaagcctgatatcacaccagagaacacacacaggagagaaacgagagaaaccatatagctgtgatgaatgtgggaagagtttttatACATCTAGACATCTTACTGTAcaccaaagaacacacacaggagagaaaccgtatagctgtggtcaatgtgggaagagttttactcagctaagcagcctgatatcacaccagagaacacacacaggagagaaaccatatacTTGTGctgaatgtgggaagagttttgataCATCTAGCCATCTTACTGTACACcgaagaacacacacaggagagaaaccgtatAGCTGTACTCAATGCGGGAAGAGTTTTGCTCGGCAAAGcagcctgatatcacaccagagaacacacacaggagagaaacgaAAGAAACGGTATATTTGTgatgaatgtgggaagagttttgttacATCTAGCCATCTTACTGTAcaccaaagaacacacacaggagagaaaccttatagctgtactcaatgcGGGAAGTGTTTTTTTACAGCTAGCCATCTGATTCGACACCAgataacacacacaggagagaaaccgtatAGCTGTGATcgatgtgggaagagttttactcagctaagcagcctgatatcacaccagagaatacacacaggagagaaaccttatagctgtactcaatgtggaaagagttttactcaCCTAAGcagcctgatatcacaccagagaacacacacaggagataaaGCGTATATCTGTGATCGATGTGGGAAGAGTTATACTCAGCTAAGcagcctgatatcacaccagagaacacacacagga